The Gillisia sp. Hel_I_86 genome has a segment encoding these proteins:
- a CDS encoding MerR family transcriptional regulator codes for MHIDLPEKRYYAIGEVAEAFGVNTSLIRFWEKEFDALKPKKNAKGNRLFTPQDIKNLELIYHLVKERGFTLEGAKIHLKEEKKKTLSNFEIIRKLQTIKSELTKIKNQL; via the coding sequence ATGCATATAGACTTACCGGAAAAAAGATATTATGCTATAGGCGAAGTTGCTGAAGCTTTTGGGGTTAACACGTCTCTTATAAGGTTTTGGGAAAAAGAGTTCGATGCCCTAAAACCAAAAAAAAATGCCAAAGGCAACCGGTTATTTACTCCTCAAGACATCAAAAACCTGGAACTTATTTATCATTTGGTAAAGGAGCGCGGTTTTACATTGGAAGGCGCAAAAATTCATTTAAAGGAAGAAAAGAAGAAAACTCTTAGTAACTTTGAAATTATTAGAAAACTACAGACTATAAAATCTGAACTAACAAAAATCAAAAACCAACTATAA
- a CDS encoding TPM domain-containing protein yields the protein MLNSKFSFLITLLFLLSFSIDAVAQLEVPPKPKKETSIYDFADMLTPSEEQLLEQKLINYADTTSTQIVIATIESLNGEYIGLYAPKWAQEWGIGQAKEDNGLLILLSKTDRKIWITTGYGLEEYLTDFTTKDIIENIILPEFKNGNFYGGLDQGTTAIFQVLNGTFEGSPVRDNKSSGIPINLIVIGIFFIIFLISLAKKNRNNKGGPGSRGGMGSILLDAIILSSLGRGGFGGGSSGGGSFGGGGGFGGGFGGGGFGGGGAGGSW from the coding sequence ATGCTGAATTCTAAATTTTCATTTCTAATAACTCTTTTGTTTTTGCTGTCATTTTCAATTGATGCTGTCGCACAATTGGAAGTGCCACCTAAACCAAAAAAAGAGACCAGCATTTATGATTTTGCAGATATGCTTACTCCTTCTGAAGAGCAACTACTGGAACAGAAACTAATTAATTATGCCGATACCACTTCAACACAAATTGTAATAGCCACTATAGAATCCTTAAATGGAGAATATATTGGGCTATATGCCCCAAAATGGGCACAGGAATGGGGAATTGGCCAAGCTAAGGAAGATAACGGATTACTGATCTTGCTTTCCAAAACAGATCGAAAAATCTGGATTACCACGGGTTATGGACTTGAAGAATATTTAACCGATTTTACCACAAAAGACATTATAGAAAACATTATTCTGCCTGAATTTAAGAACGGAAACTTTTATGGTGGCTTGGATCAAGGAACTACCGCAATATTTCAAGTATTGAATGGCACTTTTGAAGGTTCACCTGTACGAGATAATAAATCTTCAGGGATCCCAATCAATTTGATTGTGATAGGGATCTTCTTCATTATTTTCCTTATTTCCTTGGCAAAAAAGAACCGAAACAACAAAGGAGGCCCCGGAAGCAGAGGCGGAATGGGAAGCATTTTATTGGATGCCATTATTTTAAGCAGTCTTGGAAGAGGTGGTTTTGGTGGTGGAAGCTCTGGAGGAGGAAGTTTTGGCGGCGGCGGTGGATTTGGCGGCGGCTTTGGTGGTGGCGGCTTTGGTGGTGGCGGTGCCGGCGGCAGCTGGTAG
- a CDS encoding TPM domain-containing protein, whose product MSKIEDFLTKQEEEEIVEAIRTAEKATSGEIRVHIEKTHGAKDIFERAMEVFHLLKMHNTKEENGVLIYVAVEDRDFVIYGDKGINEVVPTDFWESTKDAIVARFKAGNFKQGLIDGILKAGKELQTHFPWSEDDINELPNTISKG is encoded by the coding sequence ATGAGTAAAATTGAAGATTTTTTGACCAAACAGGAGGAAGAGGAAATTGTGGAGGCGATTAGAACGGCCGAAAAAGCTACTTCAGGAGAAATACGGGTACACATAGAAAAAACCCATGGTGCCAAAGATATTTTTGAACGCGCCATGGAAGTTTTTCATCTCTTAAAAATGCATAATACCAAAGAAGAGAATGGAGTTCTTATTTATGTTGCTGTGGAAGATCGCGATTTTGTGATTTATGGCGATAAAGGTATTAACGAGGTAGTTCCAACAGATTTTTGGGAAAGCACGAAAGACGCTATTGTTGCACGATTTAAAGCTGGCAATTTCAAACAAGGCTTAATAGACGGGATCTTAAAAGCTGGAAAAGAATTGCAAACACATTTTCCTTGGAGCGAAGATGATATTAATGAACTTCCCAATACAATATCTAAAGGATAA
- a CDS encoding LemA family protein → MKKWLIPTIVIIVLGIIIYSTTVGFNNTAIVKQEDARESWSNVESSYQRRNDLIGNLVKTVQGAADFERGTLTDVIEARSKATQVTVDPTNITPEQMAQFQQAQSGVSSALSRLLVTVERYPDLKANQNFLQLQSQLEGTENRINVARDRYNASVTEFNKYIRQFPNTIFAGWFGFDQMVRYEADAGSENAPDVDFDFK, encoded by the coding sequence ATGAAAAAGTGGCTTATCCCGACAATTGTAATTATTGTCTTAGGTATTATTATTTACAGTACCACCGTAGGTTTTAACAACACAGCAATTGTAAAACAGGAAGATGCCAGGGAATCTTGGTCCAATGTGGAAAGTTCTTATCAACGAAGAAACGATCTTATTGGCAACTTGGTAAAGACAGTACAAGGTGCTGCAGATTTTGAAAGAGGAACACTTACAGATGTTATAGAAGCAAGATCTAAGGCCACGCAAGTTACTGTGGATCCAACAAATATTACCCCAGAGCAAATGGCTCAGTTCCAACAGGCACAAAGTGGGGTTTCTTCAGCATTATCAAGGCTTTTGGTAACAGTAGAGCGATACCCGGATCTTAAAGCGAACCAGAATTTCCTTCAGTTACAATCCCAATTAGAAGGAACAGAAAATAGGATTAATGTTGCCAGGGATCGCTATAACGCCTCTGTTACTGAATTCAACAAGTATATAAGACAATTCCCTAATACTATTTTTGCAGGTTGGTTTGGGTTTGACCAAATGGTGAGGTACGAAGCCGATGCAGGATCTGAAAATGCTCCAGATGTAGATTTCGATTTTAAATAG